The Limanda limanda chromosome 13, fLimLim1.1, whole genome shotgun sequence genome has a window encoding:
- the nmnat2 gene encoding nicotinamide/nicotinic acid mononucleotide adenylyltransferase 2, producing MTEASRTHVILLSCGSFNPITKGHIHMFEKAREYLHKTGRFIVIGGIISPVHDSYVKPGLVSSKHRLTMCQLAVQSSDWIRVDPWECYQDTWQTTCSVLEHHRDLMKRVTGCILSNVNTPSTTPVIGQPQNQTPPIYQNHNSLNHKPNAIKLWGKVSESLGKICCVRPHIDRFTFVDENANLGTAMRYEEIELRILLLCGSDLLESFCIPGLWKDSDMEVIVGDFGIVVVPRDGADTERIMNHSSVLRRYKDNILVMKDDMNHPLSIVSSTKSRLALQHGDGHVVDYLTQPVIDYILQSQLYITASG from the exons ATGACCGAAGCGAGCAGAACCCACGTGATCCTGTTGTCCTGCGGCAGCTTCAACCCGATCACCAAGGGACACATCCACATGttcg aaaaaGCCAGAGAGTATCTGCACAAAACCGGACGCTTCATCGTGATCGGAGGCATCATCTCGCCGGTGCACGACTCCTACGTGAAGCCT ggtctGGTGTCCAGTAAACACCGTCTCACCATGTGCCAGCTGGCGGTTCAGTCCTCAGACTGGATCAG GGTGGATCCCTGGGAGTGCTACCAGGACACCTGGCAGACGACCTGCAGCGTGCTGGAGCACCACCGGGACCTCATGAAG agagTCACCGGCTGTATTCTGTCCAACGTCAACACGCCATCCACCactcctgtgattggtcagccACAGAACCAGACTCCTCCCATCTACCAGAACCACAACAGCCTGAATCACAAACCCAATGCCA tCAAACTGTGGGGGAAGGTCAGTGAGAGCTTGGGGAAGATCTGCTGCGTCCGTCCTCACATCGATCGCTTCACCTTCGTCG ATGAAAACGCGAACCTGGGCACCGCCATGAGGTACGAGGAGATAG AGTTACGCATCTTGCTCCTGTGTGGCAGTGACCTCCTGGAGTCCTTCTGCATCCCTGGCCTGTGGAAGGACAGTGAT ATGGAGGTGATCGTGGGCGACTTCGGGATCGTGGTGGTTCCTCGTGACGGAGCCGACACCGAGAGGATCATGAACCACTCGTCTGTTCTCCGCAGATACAAG GACAACATCCTGGTGATGAAGGACGACATGAACCACCCGCTGTCCATCGTCAGCTCCACCAAGAGCAG ACTGGCGCTGCAGCACGGGGACGGACACGTCGTGGATTATCTGACTCAGCCCGTCATCGACTACATCCTGCAGAGTCAGCTGTACATCACCGCCTCGGGGTAG